From a region of the Salvelinus alpinus chromosome 2, SLU_Salpinus.1, whole genome shotgun sequence genome:
- the LOC139568217 gene encoding paternally-expressed gene 3 protein-like, with protein MVWTSVGLVVMVTVLGLVLLLFYRQRRGTRRTPPPVSSNTQPDPTGEVDCVYEEIREADRQTDTHPVVISSVNSNVNSPTNSTTYPADQASTTYPADQASTTYPAGQASTTYPADQVSTTYPADQASTTYPAGQASTTYPADQASTTHPAGQASTTHPAGQASTTYSACQPSTYPAGQASTTYPAGHATSVSHCDIYANASCHKDDINPSYSTADQPASLIYSSVDLPKDSRVSSRPPTASGSQDDSIYSTAQLPKDTVESTRYPAGDLSKDTPEDALYSTAQLPKDTVESTRYPAVDLSKDTPEDTIYSTPQPPKIM; from the exons ATGGTGTGGACCAGTGTTGGTCTGGTAGTCATGGTGACAGTGTTAGGACTGGTCCTGCTCCTGTtctacagacagaggagaggaaccaggAGAACACCACCACCAGTCTCCTCCAACACACAACCTGACCCTACTGGAGAG GTTGACTGTGTGTATGAGGAgatcagagaggcagacagacagacagacacacaccctgtGGTCATCTCTTCAGTCAACTCCAATGTCAACTCACCTACCAACTCTACAACCTACCCTGCTGACCAAGCCTCTACAACCTACCCTGCTGACCAAGCCTCTACAACCTACCCTGCTGGCCAAGCCTCTACAACCTACCCTGCTGACCAAGTCTCTACAACCTACCCTGCTGACCAAGCCTCTACAACCTACCCTGCTGGTCAAGCCTCTACAACCTACCCTGCTGACCAAGCCTCTACAACCCACCCTGCTGGCCAAGCCTCTACAACCCACCCTGCTGGCCAAGCCTCTACAACATACTCTGCTTGTCAACCATCTACCTACCCTGCTGGCCAAGCCTCTACAACCTACCCTGCTGGCCATGCTACCAGTGTCTCACACTGTGACATCTATGCTAACGCTAGCTGCCACAAAGATGATATAAATCCAAGCTATTCTACTGCAGATCAACCAGCTTCTCTCATCTACTCCAGTGTGGATCTACCCAAAGATTCTAGAGTCTCTTCAAGACCTCCAACAGCCAGTGGATCCCAGGATGATTCCATCTATTCTACAGCCCAGCTACCCAAAGATACTGTAGAATCTACAAGATACCCTGCTGGAGACCTCTCTAAAGACACTCCAGAAGACGCCCTCTACTCTACAGCCCAGCTACCCAAAGATACTGTAGAATCTACAAGATACCCTGCTGTAGACCTCTCTAAAGACACTCCAGAAGACACCATCTACTCTACACCCCAGCCACCCAAAATAATGTAG